The genomic region GCCACGCAGAAAGGCTCTGTTAGTACAGGGGTGGATTGCTTTAGATGGGACTGTAAAAAGCCAGATCAAAGGGTGCTTATTGCAAACCCTCTCTTCACCTGTTTCAGATGCAAGGTCTACATCTGCACAGGTTATTGCAAAAATTGCTGGTATTGAGTTACCACAAGGTCACTGGCCAGAGCTCATCAAAGTCTTATTGCTTAACATGGGTAGCCCACAAATAGAATCCCCTGCTCATCTCAAGCAGGCTACTTTGGAAACTCTGGGTTATGTATGTGAGGAGGTCGCTGCAGATGTTCTCGCTCAGGATCAGGTGAATTCTATCCTTACAGCTGTTGTGCAGGGAATGAATTCATCTGAGGGTAATAGTGATGTTAGGTATGCTGCTACTCGAGCATTGTCCAATGCTTTGAATTTTGCTCAGACAAATTTTGATAATGAAGTGGAGAGGAATTATATAATGGAGGTAGTCTGTGAAGCAACATTGTCTCCTGAACGGAGAATTCGGCAAGCTGCCTTTGAATGCTTAGTGCAGATATCTTCAACATATTATGATAAGCTGGCTTCATATATGCAGCATATATTTTCCATCACAGCAAAGGCTGTCAAAACAGATGAAGAACCTGTTGCTCTCCAAGCAATTGAGTTCTGGAGTTCCATCTGTGATGAGGAAATTGATATACAAGAAGAATATGGAGGGGATTTAAGTGGAGACTCGGATTTTCCTTGCTTTTATTTCATTAAGCAGGCACTTCCAGCTCTTGTGCCAATGCTATTAGAGACACTCTTGAAGCAGGAAGAGGACCAGGATCAGGATGAAGGGGCTTGGAATCTGTCCATGGCTGGAGGAACTTGCCTGGGGCTTGTTGCTAAAACTGTTGGAGATGATATTGTTCCCCTGGTTATGCCATTTGTAGAAGAGAACATATCAAAGCCAGATTGGAGACGGCGAGAGGCAGCAACCTATGCCTTTGGGTCAATTCTGGAAGGTCCATCACCTGATAAGTTGACTCCTCTTGTGAATGTTGCTCTTAACTTCATTTTGTCTGCAATGAAAGATCAAAATAGTCATGTGAAGGATACAACTGCATGGACCCTTGGTAGAATATTTGAATTTCTACATGGTCCAATGATGGAGGCACCCATAATTACACAGTCAAATTTCCAACATATTCTTTCAGTGCTAATTGAGAGTCTTAAGGATGTGCCAAATGTTTCTGAGAAAGTTTGTGGTGCCTTGTATTTTCTGGCCCAAGGGTACGAAGATGGGGAGGCAATCTCCTCTCCACTTTCTCCGTTTTTGCAGAACATTATTCAGGCTCTTCTTGATACAGCAGATAGGGATGATGGAAATGAGTCTAGGCTACGGGCCTCAGCATATGAGACCTTGAATGAGGTTGTAAGATGTTCAACAGAGGAAACCTCACCTATCATTATGCAACTTATTCCAGTAATCATGCGCAAGCTCAATGACACACTTGAAACACAAAAACTATCATCAGATGGGAAAGAAAAGCAGAGTGAATTGCAGGGACTTCTGTGTGGTTGCCTACAAGTGATCATTCAGAAATTGAGTGCTTCTGAGTCCAAGTATGGCATTCTGCAATATGCTGATCAAATGATGAACCTTTTCCTAAGGGTATTTGCATGTCGGAGTGCCACTGTTCATGAGGAAGCAATGCTAGCAATAGGAGCTCTTGCATATGCAACAGGTGTGGAATTCGGGAAGTACATGCAAGAATTCTACAGATATTTGGAGATGGGTCTTCAAAACTTTGAAGAGTATCAAGTTTGTGCTATCACTGTGGGTGTGGTAGGTGATATATGCAGGGCTTTGGATGACAAGGTATTGCCTTTCTGTGATGGTATTATGACACAGCTTCTGAAAGATCTGTCAAGCAACCAGCTACACCGATCTGTAAAGCCTCCAATATTTTCTTGTTTTGGAGATATTGCGTTGGCTATTGGGGGCCATTTTGAGAAGTATTTGATGTATGCAATGCCTATGCTGCAAGGGGCAGCAGAGCTATCAGCACAGTCTGTAGGTGCTGATGATGAAATGATTGAATACACTAATCAGTTGCGTAATGGAATTCTAGAGGCATATTCGGGAATTTTTCAAGGTTTTAAAAACTCACCCAAGGCTGAGTTGCTGATACCTTATGCAGGTCACATTTTACAGTTTCTTGAGAGTATTTATCAAGAAAAGGACATGTAAGTATCATCTCATTTTCATTTGGAGGAGATAGCAGTTCTTGGTAGTTATTGATCAGGGATCCTTTAGACATTTATGAATAGTTCAAGCAATTCAATCTTTGAAATTGTTTTTGAATTTCAGGAAAAAAACCTCTAAAGACAGTTTAGTTTTCAGAA from Cryptomeria japonica chromosome 3, Sugi_1.0, whole genome shotgun sequence harbors:
- the LOC131064325 gene encoding importin subunit beta-1, with translation MALEVTQILLNAQSVDGSVRKLAEENLKQFQEQNLPAFLISLSSELANNDKPVDSRKLAGLILKNTLDAKEPRRKALLVQGWIALDGTVKSQIKGCLLQTLSSPVSDARSTSAQVIAKIAGIELPQGHWPELIKVLLLNMGSPQIESPAHLKQATLETLGYVCEEVAADVLAQDQVNSILTAVVQGMNSSEGNSDVRYAATRALSNALNFAQTNFDNEVERNYIMEVVCEATLSPERRIRQAAFECLVQISSTYYDKLASYMQHIFSITAKAVKTDEEPVALQAIEFWSSICDEEIDIQEEYGGDLSGDSDFPCFYFIKQALPALVPMLLETLLKQEEDQDQDEGAWNLSMAGGTCLGLVAKTVGDDIVPLVMPFVEENISKPDWRRREAATYAFGSILEGPSPDKLTPLVNVALNFILSAMKDQNSHVKDTTAWTLGRIFEFLHGPMMEAPIITQSNFQHILSVLIESLKDVPNVSEKVCGALYFLAQGYEDGEAISSPLSPFLQNIIQALLDTADRDDGNESRLRASAYETLNEVVRCSTEETSPIIMQLIPVIMRKLNDTLETQKLSSDGKEKQSELQGLLCGCLQVIIQKLSASESKYGILQYADQMMNLFLRVFACRSATVHEEAMLAIGALAYATGVEFGKYMQEFYRYLEMGLQNFEEYQVCAITVGVVGDICRALDDKVLPFCDGIMTQLLKDLSSNQLHRSVKPPIFSCFGDIALAIGGHFEKYLMYAMPMLQGAAELSAQSVGADDEMIEYTNQLRNGILEAYSGIFQGFKNSPKAELLIPYAGHILQFLESIYQEKDMDEQVTKAAVGVLGDLADTLGPNAAPLLRQSAFYKDFVDECLSSSDQLIKETAEWVQMTVHRVVSS